Proteins found in one Verrucomicrobiia bacterium genomic segment:
- a CDS encoding glycosyltransferase, which translates to MRIVLCTESYPPAISGVSVFTSKAAMELQARGHDVIVIAPSQNGSPKRENKDGVPVYRLRSIPSPFRQKYRHVVGQQLAISRILKRFEPDIIHIQDPGGCSSAALRWGRRHDVPVVGTRHFATNLVAAYFPFAKMLPEEAVHGIIDMYSREFFKLCTVVTCPTDTVRQYMLGKGFEIPMVVISNGVDLPKLDEMPKPRKGIPTILTVSRIDEDKNIELLLKSAPLVKAKRDVEFVIVGGGNKLQQYRQYVKDQKLSSYVRFTGAVKADSPALTSWYTRSTLFAIPSLVETQSLVTLEAMSYALPVVAVRAGALPELIKPNQTGYLVPVPTPAHFSKSLLAALDYPDRTREFGVNGRRLVEREHARPHCIDQLVQLYEATVRGDYSPKTS; encoded by the coding sequence ATGCGTATAGTACTCTGCACCGAATCGTACCCCCCGGCCATCTCTGGCGTCTCTGTTTTTACGAGTAAAGCAGCCATGGAGCTGCAGGCTCGAGGCCATGATGTGATTGTGATTGCTCCGAGTCAAAACGGCTCACCTAAGCGCGAAAACAAAGATGGCGTACCGGTGTACAGGCTCCGTTCCATCCCTAGTCCCTTCCGTCAGAAATACCGTCACGTAGTAGGGCAGCAACTGGCTATTAGCCGTATCCTCAAGCGTTTTGAACCAGATATCATCCATATCCAAGATCCTGGCGGTTGTTCTTCAGCCGCCCTGCGCTGGGGAAGGCGGCACGATGTTCCCGTGGTTGGTACGCGGCACTTTGCTACCAACCTTGTAGCCGCCTATTTCCCATTTGCCAAAATGCTTCCGGAAGAAGCAGTGCATGGGATTATTGATATGTACAGCCGAGAATTCTTCAAACTCTGTACCGTCGTGACATGTCCTACTGACACGGTGCGCCAATATATGTTGGGCAAAGGCTTTGAGATCCCCATGGTTGTCATAAGCAACGGAGTTGACCTTCCTAAGTTGGATGAGATGCCCAAGCCTCGTAAGGGCATACCTACTATCCTTACGGTGAGTCGGATAGATGAAGATAAGAACATTGAGCTTTTGTTGAAATCCGCACCGTTAGTAAAGGCGAAGCGGGACGTTGAGTTTGTGATTGTGGGTGGTGGGAATAAGCTTCAGCAATACCGGCAGTATGTTAAAGATCAGAAGCTGTCATCTTACGTACGGTTTACGGGTGCGGTGAAAGCGGATTCCCCAGCCCTTACTTCTTGGTATACCCGCTCTACGCTATTCGCTATACCCTCCCTGGTTGAGACACAGAGCTTAGTGACACTAGAAGCAATGTCCTACGCCTTGCCTGTTGTAGCGGTCCGGGCAGGGGCCTTGCCTGAGCTTATTAAGCCAAACCAGACCGGCTACTTGGTGCCAGTACCTACACCTGCTCATTTTTCTAAAAGCTTACTTGCTGCATTGGACTACCCTGACCGAACAAGAGAGTTTGGAGTCAATGGAAGAAGGCTTGTGGAGCGAGAACATGCTCGCCCACACTGTATCGACCAGCTTGTCCAACTTTATGAAGCAACCGTAAGGGGTGACTACTCGCCGAAGACGTCCTAA
- a CDS encoding HAMP domain-containing sensor histidine kinase translates to MLTIVLGVAVAGVAFGNRSFLLTGLVSIFAYVAIGTLQVSGVYTPVTYWKATQYSYSDIITYAITMAIIFAVTWLFNRQLHSSYLRVKSSEAALRRQGEHLEELVEERTQALRQEHFQRMADLHTFVLYGKEATGLLHDILSPLTALGLQLESLKRQKVESEQVKNAEATLKRLEQLVTGARRHMRREIAPEDFTLEREVDAVIQSLRHRTDRHGIVISMEGLGVVLHTDPIVIYKILQNIISNAVDASLDVPDKRRHILAKATASKEFLTVQIQDRGVGIPDQAISQVFEPYYTTKKQTEGSGIGLSLVRELVEQQLMGTISLESSQEGTLVTLQLPNHILAESYAAKASRKTPKH, encoded by the coding sequence TTGCTTACTATAGTTCTAGGAGTTGCAGTTGCCGGGGTGGCATTTGGAAACAGAAGCTTCTTACTGACCGGGTTAGTTTCCATATTTGCGTATGTAGCTATTGGGACACTTCAGGTAAGCGGGGTATATACTCCGGTTACTTATTGGAAAGCTACTCAGTACTCCTACTCAGACATCATCACCTACGCCATAACCATGGCGATTATCTTTGCGGTAACATGGCTCTTTAACAGGCAGCTTCACTCATCTTACCTCCGGGTAAAATCCTCAGAGGCAGCCCTGCGCCGCCAGGGGGAGCACTTGGAAGAGTTGGTAGAAGAGAGGACGCAGGCGCTCAGGCAGGAGCATTTCCAGCGTATGGCCGACCTGCACACCTTCGTTCTCTATGGCAAAGAGGCAACGGGCTTACTGCATGATATCCTCAGCCCTTTGACTGCCCTGGGCCTACAACTTGAATCGCTCAAGCGCCAAAAAGTGGAATCCGAGCAAGTGAAAAACGCAGAGGCCACACTCAAACGGTTAGAGCAGCTTGTAACAGGGGCGCGGAGGCATATGCGGCGTGAGATTGCACCCGAGGACTTTACCTTGGAACGGGAGGTGGATGCAGTCATCCAGTCACTGCGGCACAGGACGGATCGTCACGGCATCGTCATTAGTATGGAGGGCCTGGGCGTGGTGCTGCATACCGACCCAATTGTTATCTATAAAATCCTGCAGAACATTATCTCCAACGCGGTGGATGCTTCCCTGGATGTCCCTGATAAGCGGCGGCACATTCTTGCAAAAGCCACTGCTTCCAAGGAGTTTCTCACCGTGCAAATCCAGGACAGAGGTGTGGGCATTCCAGATCAGGCCATTTCCCAAGTTTTTGAGCCGTATTACACCACTAAAAAGCAGACTGAGGGTTCAGGGATTGGATTGAGCTTGGTGCGAGAACTGGTTGAGCAGCAGCTCATGGGCACAATCTCCCTCGAGAGTTCCCAGGAGGGCACGCTTGTGACCCTCCAACTCCCTAACCACATCTTGGCTGAATCGTATGCTGCAAAGGCATCTCGCAAAACTCCTAAGCACTGA
- a CDS encoding EVE domain-containing protein: MNYWLIKSEPDDFGIEDLQKKGFEPWTGVRNYQARNYMRDSMRLGDLLFFYHSNVAQPSIVGLAEVVSTPYPDPTQFKEESEYFDPKSSPDNPRWVLVDVGFKEIFPHPITLEALRTDEAFEGMLVIRRGMRLSIQPVSTSHAEEILRRVR, from the coding sequence ATGAACTACTGGCTCATCAAAAGCGAACCCGATGACTTTGGGATAGAGGACCTCCAGAAAAAGGGATTCGAGCCCTGGACTGGCGTCCGTAACTACCAAGCACGCAATTACATGCGTGACTCCATGAGACTGGGTGACCTCCTCTTTTTCTATCACTCGAACGTTGCCCAACCAAGCATTGTGGGATTGGCAGAAGTAGTAAGTACCCCCTATCCCGACCCCACGCAGTTCAAGGAGGAAAGCGAATACTTTGACCCCAAGAGCAGTCCTGACAATCCCCGCTGGGTCTTGGTTGATGTGGGGTTCAAAGAGATATTTCCACACCCCATAACTTTGGAGGCCCTACGCACCGACGAGGCCTTTGAGGGCATGTTGGTCATCCGAAGGGGCATGCGCCTTTCTATCCAGCCGGTTTCGACTTCTCACGCGGAAGAAATACTACGGCGCGTCCGCTAG